A region of Borreliella afzelii DNA encodes the following proteins:
- a CDS encoding chromosome replication/partitioning protein — translation MEIELNKRVLSGVSDPDGEKKLITKEEIFAHYNDLKNRLKTNIKKKIFYKVESIRILKEIKDNEYYKLDGYKSFDAFIRDYKLARTQVYIYLKLAKALQAGILNEDYIIENGIYDSLDLIEGQETLIIKKSKQNPIKPLRFQLKSKESYDFYKSNAKFTGFLLDKLFNNEKEIIKRIMKEYKQLKG, via the coding sequence ATGGAAATAGAATTAAATAAGAGGGTTTTATCAGGGGTGTCCGATCCTGACGGTGAAAAAAAATTAATTACCAAAGAGGAGATATTTGCTCATTACAATGATTTAAAAAATAGACTAAAGACCAATATAAAAAAGAAAATTTTTTATAAAGTAGAAAGTATTAGGATTTTAAAAGAAATTAAGGATAATGAATACTATAAATTAGATGGATATAAAAGTTTTGATGCTTTTATAAGAGATTATAAATTGGCAAGAACTCAAGTTTACATATATTTAAAATTAGCAAAAGCATTACAAGCAGGAATCCTTAATGAAGATTATATAATTGAGAATGGTATTTACGATTCTCTTGATTTAATAGAGGGTCAAGAAACTTTAATAATAAAAAAATCAAAACAAAATCCAATAAAGCCGTTAAGATTTCAACTTAAAAGTAAAGAAAGTTACGATTTTTACAAAAGTAATGCTAAGTTCACGGGATTTTTATTAGACAAATTATTTAATAATGAAAAAGAAATAATTAAAAGAATTATGAAAGAATATAAACAATTAAAAGGATAA
- a CDS encoding ParA family protein — protein MDTKKPKIITIASIKGGVGKSTSAIILSTLLAKDNKVLLIDMDTQASTTSYFYKKIANQNIDIMNINVYRVLKEKLDINDAIVNIKENLDLIPSYLTLNKFLSESIPLKELRLQNNLEFLRQKYHYVIIDTNPSLDFTLSNALMTSNCIIVPMTAEKWAVESLELLEFHMNNLKIKIPIFLIITRFKKNNTHKQLLQHVGSKTGFLGFIHEREDLNKKIARNDEFDMTKDYIYEYKEVLSRFFIMYDKYVK, from the coding sequence ATGGATACTAAAAAACCTAAAATAATAACAATTGCGTCAATTAAAGGTGGTGTTGGAAAAAGCACAAGCGCTATTATACTTTCAACATTACTTGCAAAAGACAATAAAGTGCTTTTGATAGATATGGATACACAAGCATCTACTACAAGTTATTTTTATAAAAAAATTGCAAATCAAAACATTGATATTATGAATATCAATGTTTATAGAGTGTTAAAAGAAAAATTAGACATAAATGATGCAATTGTAAATATTAAAGAAAATTTGGACTTAATCCCCAGTTATTTAACTTTAAATAAATTTTTAAGTGAATCCATCCCGTTAAAAGAGTTAAGGTTGCAAAACAATTTAGAATTTTTAAGGCAGAAGTATCATTATGTAATAATAGATACTAATCCCAGTTTAGATTTCACCCTGTCAAATGCTTTAATGACCAGTAATTGTATAATAGTTCCAATGACTGCGGAAAAATGGGCAGTTGAGAGTTTAGAATTATTGGAATTCCACATGAACAATTTAAAAATAAAAATTCCAATATTTTTGATTATAACACGATTTAAGAAAAATAATACTCATAAGCAATTATTACAGCATGTTGGTTCTAAGACAGGATTTTTAGGGTTTATCCATGAACGAGAAGATTTAAATAAAAAAATTGCCAGAAATGATGAATTTGATATGACCAAAGATTATATATATGAATATAAAGAAGTATTGTCAAGATTTTTCATTATGTATGATAAATATGTTAAATAA